The nucleotide window GGCACTACCATTTTTCggtatattaatttatttatttgtctatCTATTGGCGTGCTAAGTGACCTGTTTTTGCAGGGCGTCCCATTGCTATATGTGCCTCTTGAGGTTATCTTGTCCAAGTACTATGGTGAGCGTGAACGACTATTAGGAAGAGTCTGTTCACTTGCAAATCAACTCCCTGATGGTGCTATCATTTTTCTGCATGAGGTAATTGAAGCAATTAATGCCTAGCTGTGATTTTAGAGATATTCATCCTAGTGTTGTGATATGTCTTTGAGACTGATAATATGTTGTCGTTGTATGGTTTGACTGTAGTTCTATattttgtggtttgttttgagATAACTTTGTTTCCTGATATATTGACTCTATTTCAGGTTGATTCTTTTGCTATTTCGCGTGATAGTGACATGCATGAAGCCACACGGAGAGTCTTATCAGTTTTACTGCGACAGGTGAAATTGGATTCTCATTGCTTTACAgtaattttgaaaacaaaccTTTAGCAAAGCTTCAATATTCCCCTTTAAGAATTACAGAACAGGCTTATTTCTAGATAGAGCATGGCCTGGAACAGGGGTTTGCTTGATCCAGACAGTGACTCCAACTTCCAAGTGATTTGAGgcaaactttaaaataaaaataaataaaaaagtaatttgAGTAAAAAACTCATACTGTTAAGAAACTTTAGCGAAAGTGATGCCCTTATTAAACATACTCTTCCCATGCAGATTGATGGATTTGAACAAGATAAGAAAGTGGTTGTAATTTTTGCAACAAATCGAAAGCAAGACCTCCATCCAGCCATGATTAggtatattttcttccatagAGGATGATAGTAGTACAGTACCCTAAGTTGCCGCAATTGTTTGCCCACTTTTTATCAATAATGTGCAGCCGGTTTGATTCAATCATTATGTTCAACCTCCCTGATCAGCGAAATCGTAAGGAAATAGCAGCTCAGTATGCAAAGCACCTGACTGAATCTGAATTGGATGAATTGGCAACAGCAACAGAGGGGTAAGTTTTACGTAGGCCCTGACATACAAAAATTTCTTACCTTATTTCCCCTCTTTGATCACCATGTGCATGGAAATGCCAGTCTAACCTCCTAACAGAACAATAAACGAAAAGCTTCTTTTAATCCTAGTAGAAAGATCTGACTTTTGCTTCACTGTTTCAATCGTCCCTTGCCGTGCCATTTTTCAGAATGTCTGGAAGGGATATTAGAGATGTGTGTCAACAAGCTGAGCGGTCGTGGGCATCAAAGGTAAAGAATTATCTTCATCCAAGTTTTTACAAACATCTTATCTTCATTCatggttttgaatttgatagaTAATCGGAGGACAAATATCCAAAGATGGAGGAGAGCAAGGCAGCAGTCTTCTTCCGCCTCTGCAGCAGTcttcttctgcctctgcatCATTACTTAGACAGTGCTCTGAATCGACTCAAGGGTCTACTCACTTCCGCACAACCACAGTGGTGGCGGTGGTCACGGTGGAGATAGTGGCGCCGGTTGTAATCTTTTTAATCTGCACCGCCTTTTCACTATGAAGGTGTATTAAGTAATATTAATCGTCTTTCAACttttaacttatttttgtaTCATTTCCGAGGGTCCATGGTTGATTGATTCTGtataatcttcttcttttcttctctctgtggCGAATAGAACcggaaaaaatatttataatatgaaAAGGGTATCTTTTCTACATGTAATTAGATTGAAAAGTAGGTTTCTTAGCAGAAGCAAATgggttggtttggttgtgtaattttatttatctgATGTTTTAGTTTGTTGATTTACTTCTGGACTGCAGCCCTACGTAATCAGGTCTATTAGTGTGAACTTTCTGGACTTCCCTCTATTCTTTATTTCTTGTCccaagaaaaggaagaataaAAGTTTGGTAACACCAGCAGCCATATTCAGCATATGCCTTGTTGACTTAAGAAGCTTGACTGCATATGCAAAGTACATGCAAGTGCAATGCAAGCAATCAGGAAAGTGATGGCCTTTTCCCTTGCCTTCATCACAAAATGAAAGGGCAAATGAGGAAAACAAAGTGGTGTGGCTTTTAAAGATTTCACAAACTTGGTTGCTTGTTTGTTGGTATAGTAACTATCTCCTCCAAATCCTCCTATCTACAAGTTTAAGTTGTAGGTTGCTATAATGCTGATAATTGTCCATGATGAAAAAAAGTGGTCCTCCTTCCCAAATTGATGACTTATTATTAGAACTCGAGCCAACCTATTATTCACTCAAAGTTGCAGAGAGAGATATCTTTGGGTCTCGTTTGGTGACTCGGGTTGAACTGGATCCAGGTTAAACTGGATTGTGGATTAATCAAAGCTAGTTTTTATGAGTGACACTGCTCTAAATGAGACTTGTATCACATGATATGTTGAACTGTTGTCGGTCTACCGCACCACCAAACGAGactttaaataaattcaaatgtgaatttttaataatGAGAAAAAGTACTATTACACATTGGCGTAAAATAAGGGGCCTAAACGTTGGACCAGATTAAGATTGGGCCACATAATTGAGATGGGCCACGGTGGCATTTATACAAACAGCTCATAAACTAAAAACCCAGATTTCTGGCGCTGCGATAGAATAGAATAATATCGGCGGTGTGTGTTTGGTGACTGGCTGGCTGGCTATATTTGAGTTGGGTAGGTGTGTGGGCATTCCGCGCCACATTTACTCAGGAAAACGAACACACAGCGATCAAAACTTCTCGGCACCAATTACTCACAAAGCTTACGCTGATACTTAGAGACAGAAGACACTATGACCAGTTTGCGACTGGTGGTTAGAACAGCTCGGAATCGGAATTGGCGGTCAATCCCCACTCCTtcccaaaccctaaaccctcgTCCTCGTGTTCGCTCACGTGACCTTCTAAACCCTCGCCTTCTCTATCACCGTATAgctctctcctctcctttaGACTcataattttctgtttaattttacttaattTAAAGATTTTGAGATTCTACCATTTTGATTGTGGATGCTGGTGCTTCTGTTCATTTAGTTCTAGTTTGAATTGGATAAGTTTAATTTCTTCGGTGCCTGTGCATCTCGCTAGACATTGATGCTTATAATTGACAAATGCAGGGGCTTTTGAGCATCAATTTCATTCCAGTGCATCTGCAATTCAGGTGCCCAACCCGAATGGTTCTGGACGTAATCTTATGTTTCCAGCTGCGTTGGCTGGTTTGCTTGGAGTTGGAGGGATAGAGGTGGCTTATGCAGATGCGGCGGAGGAGGTACATGTGCATCTATTTTCTGTAGGATCATCATTCTTCGACCAATTTTACTATTCTTACTCTTTAACTTGTGCTGGATATTTCCAAGCCCTCTTCGCCAGCTGAGTCTCCTGCAACTGAAAGTCATGTGGACCTGGAGGAAATTGCCAAGAAACAACGACAGAAAATTGAAGACTTGCTCAAAAGTAAAGGAATTCGACGTGGTTCTTATCCCCAGTTTACTGTTGCTGTGAAGGGACAAAAGGTTATTGCACTTAATTGAAATGCCATAGTTTTACATGTCTAGAAGTTTAATACATGCTTAGACACGAACATGCACACATGCTAAGGTCTTATCATTAATTATGCAGTGTCCTCTTCAGAAAACTACTTGGTAAATATGATTTTGTTCTGTTGACAAGACGGTTGTGATGGGTCTTTATAAGTCGGGACAGACATCATTaatagaaggaaagaaagtcTTAGCAATATAACATTCTTGGTTGTCGTTACCCTTCATGGTTTTTGAAGTTGATATCTTAAGCGTTGAGGCATGCCTGATAATCACATATTTTGAATACTCAATTTATAAAGGGTTCATCTACTTGTAGGATTTATTAGTTATTATATGTGGTTTTGTTCTCATAAAAGAATCCATGTATAGAACTCGTTCAAATCAGTGTTGATACGAGCTTCCAATGGGTATAGGTTTCCATCAAGTTCCAAATTCCTCCAGCATGTGAAGCTTCACAACTGATTGCAAATATTGCTTCTCATCTTGGACTAAAGGTAGAAGAACATGGAGGTGGTTCAGATATGTCGTTACGTGCTTGGGACAGGTATTCTTAGACCATTGATTCTTGGTTCTATTATTGTATTCTGAACTCTAACTATCAGATTTAGCTTAAACGTTATGTTGCAATTGTTTGAGCCATTTAGTGTTAGTTGTAGTTGCATGAACCATAATGTGCCAAATATTCTGTTTCTTGTGAACTATGTAAGTGGAGTTGCTTGGCAACTAATGCTAACTCgcccagaaaaaaagaaggaaactgGAAGTGATGTAGGGGAATTAAAAGATGTGAATAAACATGAAGGAGATCTGCGCATCCTTGTATTCCGCTCAGTAATTACTCCCTCAGATAAAGCTGTAAGTCTCTATTTTATGCagtttttgaaaatattgCATTTTGTCTTGTTCTATTTTGTGGTGCTCCAATAGCACAAAGGTGAAGAAGGGGTGGGCtatgaaattttcatatcAGTCAGCATAAAATATTGCAGGACATTGAATTTATGAAGGAGGGGAGCTTGAGTCCCCAAGAGCTTGATGCTTTGGTGGCTGCTTTACAATTAGCTGGGACAAAGTTAGGGCAAAACAGTGCTTTGGAAAGAAGACCAAGAGAAGATACCACACAAGTGCCATCTTCAGAGAAATTAATAGCCAGTCTTGAGTCTATGGGAGTGAGAATTTATGGAATTAATGAACCCCATGTGAGTTCCTCTAGCAAAGAGATTTCGTGGGACAATATTGCTGGATATGATCAGCAAAAACGGTAAGTAAAGCTGTCAATGCTTGAACTGAAATgcgatttaattttgttgcaATTCTTTTTTGGGGTGTTAGGGTCCATACTTGAACTGAGGCCGTGTCCTTGGAAAGCAGTCAATTCACCACTGAGCTGTACCtaatattaattatgaaaatggAATTGTTTCTTGTATGAAAACATAATTGCCTTTGCTATCTCTTTGAAGAGTCACAGTAACATTGATGTTCTAGCTGAGTTTAATCATTTGtgttaatattaaattactCTGATACTTACGAACGAGAGCATGTGTGGTTGGTTTGTGGTTAGATTGTTTACGTATAAGTGCATTTATGTATATGCATGAGAGTGCATTCATTTCTTTCCAATATTCAACTGCTGCTGCTCATTGTGTAGGGATATAGAAGACACTATACTGTTGGCTCTGCTTAGTCCTAAAACATATGATGATATTGCCCGTGGGACTCGTTGTAAATTTGAATCAAATAGACCTCGAGCTGTACTGTTTGAAGGTCCACCAGGTGCACCTATCAAACCTGAATAACTTGCTATATTTGGCATTGACATACTGATATCGATCATTTTATGTATCCCTGATTCTTGTTTGTCATTCTGTCAAGAGAATGTAATGATTCATTAGAGTACAAAAACATCAAGTCaaaaatttgtgaattttggtccttgttgaattttttttatcattggTTGGAAACTTTTTCTACACAAGAGCATAATATTCATCATAGCGCTAATGGAAAACTAATGTGCTAGGGCAATACTTTAATTACCTCAGATGATGGGGAGCGCAAattcccaaaacaaaacactttAGAAAAGAAGCCAACCATGGAACTGGCTTTCTTTCCTCCTAAATCGTGGTCCATTTTACTAATTCGAAATTATACATTTGCCATgagttttttttgtcaaaacttgGGTGTGTTGAACCTTTTTTTGGGGTGCCAATAGAATTACCAAAACAAATAGACTTGGGTTTTCACATGCCTGCTTTTGGAACTTATGAGAATTATGCAAATGCATTAGTTTTGATATTTGGCACACTTATTAAGAATGTGTGTTCAATTTTAGGTACAGGAAAGACATCTTCTGCTCGTGTCATTGCTAATCAAGCGGTGAGCTTCTAGGCACTACCATTTTTCggtatattaatttatttatttgtctatCTATTGGCATGCTAAGTGACCTGTTTTTGCAGGGCGTCCCATTGCTATATGTGCCTCTTGAGGTTATCTTGTCCAAATACTATGGTGAGAGTGAACGACTATTAGGAAGAGTCTTTTCACTTGCAAATCAACTCCCTGATGGTGCTATCATTTTTCTGGATGAGGTAATCGAAGCAATTAATGCCTAGTGGCGGTCTTAGAGATATTCATCCAAGTGTTGTGATATTTCTTTGAGACTGCTAATATGTTGTTGTATGGTTTGACTGCAGTTCTATATTCTGTGGTTTGTTTTGGGATAACTTTGTTTCCTGATATATTGACTCTATTTCAGGTTGATTCTTTTGCTATTTCGCGTGATAGTGACATGCACGAAGCCACACGGAGAGTCTTATCAGTTTTACTGCGACAGGTGAAATTGGATTCTCATTGCTTTACAGTAATGTTGAAAACAAACCTTTAGCAAA belongs to Prunus persica cultivar Lovell chromosome G4, Prunus_persica_NCBIv2, whole genome shotgun sequence and includes:
- the LOC18781243 gene encoding uncharacterized protein LOC18781243 isoform X1, which encodes MTSLRLVVRTARNRNWRSIPTPSQTLNPRPRVRSRDLLNPRLLYHRAFEHQFHSSASAIQVPNPNGSGRNLMFPAALAGLLGVGGIEVAYADAAEEPSSPAESPATESHVDLEEIAKKQRQKIEDLLKSKGIRRGSYPQFTVAVKGQKVSIKFQIPPACEASQLIANIASHLGLKVEEHGGGSDMSLRAWDSGVAWQLMLTRPEKKKETGSDVGELKDVNKHEGDLRILVFRSVITPSDKADIEFMKEGSLSPQELDALVAALQLAGTKLGQNSALERRPREDTTQVPSSEKLIASLESMGVRIYGINEPHVSSSSKEISWDNIAGYDQQKRDIEDTILLALLSPKTYDDIARGTRCKFESNRPRAVLFEGPPGTGKTSSARVIANQAGVPLLYVPLEVILSKYYGESERLLGRVFSLANQLPDGAIIFLDEVDSFAISRDSDMHEATRRVLSVLLRQIDGFEQDKKVVVIAATNRKQDLDPAMISRFDSIITFDLPDQRNRKEIAAQYAKHLTESELDELATATEGMSGRDIRDVCQQAERSWASKIIRGQISKDGGGQGSILLPPLQQYLDSALNRLKGLLTSAQGKPQSSSETGTKKPKLLVD
- the LOC18781243 gene encoding ATP-dependent zinc metalloprotease FtsH isoform X2 → MTSLRLVVRTARNRNWRSIPTPSQTLNPRPRVRSRDLLNPRLLYHRAFEHQFHSSASAIQVPNPNGSGRNLMFPAALAGLLGVGGIEVAYADAAEEPSSPAESPATESHVDLEEIAKKQRQKIEDLLKSKGIRRGSYPQFTVAVKGQKVSIKFQIPPACEASQLIANIASHLGLKVEEHGGGSDMSLRAWDSGVAWQLMLTRPEKKKETGSDVGELKDVNKHEGDLRILVFRSVITPSDKADIEFMKEGSLSPQELDALVAALQLAGTKLGQNSALERRPREDTTQVPSSEKLIASLESMGVRIYGINEPHVSSSSKEISWDNIAGYDQQKRDIEDTILLALLSPKTYDDIARGTRCKFESNRPRAVLFEGPPGKTSSARVIANQAGVPLLYVPLEVILSKYYGESERLLGRVFSLANQLPDGAIIFLDEVDSFAISRDSDMHEATRRVLSVLLRQIDGFEQDKKVVVIAATNRKQDLDPAMISRFDSIITFDLPDQRNRKEIAAQYAKHLTESELDELATATEGMSGRDIRDVCQQAERSWASKIIRGQISKDGGGQGSILLPPLQQYLDSALNRLKGLLTSAQGKPQSSSETGTKKPKLLVD